A stretch of the Spirochaetota bacterium genome encodes the following:
- a CDS encoding uroporphyrinogen decarboxylase family protein codes for MTSRERVQKAINFEEADRVPIDLGGTTGASGIHVLAYDAVQKHLGLPHGTVRSNDAMQQLAVVEEETRRRLHIDVVQISSVTFARKWYGYPLYPSCEVQFPIELPLTRHGDEWLLADAAGNRFRKPDSSFYFDSEDGMHWFGTGVPLTDESLRQLETDTKNFHESTDYALSGRFGGGFFSSNPEFLMSLVTEPEKVHASLAKRCDDLIKSVSRVNDAIGKYIFCIVCADDFGAQDNPLVSPDTFREMIAPHYRRFSDWLHANTDLKLYLHSCGAIMPLMDDIVAMGVDLLNPVQTSARGMDPAVLKQKYGKKIVFWGGGCDTQNILGKRPTAEVIAHVKERLGIFAPGGGFVFNQVHAIQPTVKPDDICAVFDTVYEHGRYPIR; via the coding sequence ATGACCAGCCGTGAACGCGTACAGAAGGCGATCAATTTCGAGGAAGCCGATCGTGTGCCCATCGATCTCGGCGGAACCACCGGCGCATCGGGCATCCATGTCCTCGCGTATGATGCCGTGCAGAAGCATCTGGGCCTTCCTCACGGAACAGTTCGATCGAACGATGCGATGCAGCAGTTGGCGGTCGTTGAGGAGGAGACACGCCGGCGTCTTCACATCGATGTCGTTCAGATATCGAGCGTAACGTTCGCGCGCAAATGGTACGGCTATCCGCTCTATCCGTCATGCGAGGTGCAATTCCCGATAGAACTCCCGCTCACACGCCATGGCGACGAATGGCTGCTCGCCGACGCCGCGGGGAACCGCTTCCGAAAGCCCGATTCATCGTTCTACTTCGATTCCGAGGACGGCATGCATTGGTTCGGTACCGGCGTTCCGCTTACGGATGAATCGCTTCGTCAGCTTGAAACCGATACGAAGAATTTCCATGAGTCCACGGACTATGCGCTTTCCGGCAGGTTCGGCGGCGGTTTTTTTTCATCGAACCCGGAATTCCTCATGTCGCTTGTGACCGAGCCTGAGAAGGTCCATGCATCGCTTGCCAAGCGCTGCGACGATCTCATTAAAAGCGTTTCGCGCGTGAACGATGCGATCGGGAAATATATTTTCTGCATAGTCTGCGCGGACGATTTCGGTGCGCAGGATAATCCTCTCGTGAGCCCCGATACGTTCCGCGAGATGATAGCCCCGCATTACAGACGTTTCTCCGACTGGCTCCATGCGAACACAGACTTGAAGCTATATCTCCATTCCTGCGGAGCGATAATGCCGCTCATGGACGATATCGTCGCCATGGGTGTCGATCTCCTCAACCCGGTGCAGACATCGGCGCGGGGGATGGATCCGGCGGTGCTGAAACAGAAGTATGGGAAGAAGATAGTGTTCTGGGGCGGCGGCTGTGATACGCAGAATATTCTCGGCAAACGCCCGACGGCGGAAGTCATTGCGCATGTGAAAGAGCGGCTCGGCATATTTGCGCCGGGCGGCGGTTTTGTGTTCAATCAGGTGCATGCGATACAGCCGACGGTGAAGCCCGATGATATCTGCGCCGTATTCGATACTGTCTACGAGCACGGGCGCTATCCGATACGATGA